TGCAGAAGATGTTGTCTACTTTAGACCTTCTGACACAGAGCGTCCAATGGGGTTAAATTTGATGGAAGCCAAAACTGAAGACGAAAAGCATTTTGTTGCCTCATCAATTATTAATATGATGTACAAACTTTTTGACCCTTATAAGACTGGTATTGTTGGTCCAAGGTTTGAGCATGCTGTAAGAAATGCCATGTTAACCATAATGTCGGAGCCCGGAACCACCTTTGTTGAATTGATGAGGGTTTTGACAGACGCAAGATATGTTCAGGAATTACTACCTAAGGTAACTGACCCTATAATCAGAAGATATTGGACGGATCAGATTGCACAAACTTCTGACTTCCATAAATCTGAGGTTTTAGACTATATCACCTCAAAATTTGGTAGGTTTGTAACAAATAAAATGATTAGAAATATCATTGGGCAATCTCAGTCGTCATTTTCATTCCGTGATGTAATGGATAATGGAAAGATATTATTAATTAACCTAGCAAAAGGTGAGTTGGGTGAGGAAAACTCAAACTTTTTAGGTCTTATTTTAGTACCTCGTATTTTAATGGCAGCCATGAGCAGAAGTGATACACCAGAAGAACAACGAAGAGATTTTTATCTTTATGTTGACGAGTTCCAAAATTTTGCAACACCTGACTTTGCTGTTATTCTTTCTGAGGCTAGAAAATACAAACTGAATTTGACCGTTGCTAATCAGTTTATAGGTCAGATGGAAGAAGAAGTTAAAAATGCAGTTTTTGGAAACGTAGGTACAAAAATATCATTTAGGGTTGGTGTGACAGATGCTAATTATTTACAACATGAATTTTCTCCTACGTTTGGCGAGGATGATTTGTTAAATGTTGAAAGATTTCACGCATATGTTAAAACAATTGTCAGAAACCAACCACAAACACCATTCTCCCTTGATACAACACTTGATATGAAAGCGGTAAATGCCACAAAAAATGATAGAACTGCAGAAATAATTACTGAAATGAGTAGGTTAAAACATGGTAGAGACGTAAAATTAGTTGAGGCAGAAATCACTAGACGAGCAAAGCTTTAGGTGGTATTCTTCATTATATTATGAATAATGTGAATAGTAATTCTGGCTACACAATTGGGGTAATTGGCTACGGTTTTGTTGGAGAAGCAACTGTTAAAGGTTTTGCAACAAACAAAGAAAACAGGATTTTTTGGTATGACAAGTATAAAGAATCTCAAAATACACTAGAAGAAGTAGTTAAACTTTCCGAATTTATATTTGTAAGTGTCCCAACCCCAATGTTTTCTGATTATTCTGGAATGGATATGAGTATTGTTGAAGAAGTTGTAGAAAGTGTTGCTAAAAAAATTGAAAATACCGAGAAAATCCTAATTATTAAGTCTACTTCGCTTCCTGGAACTACTACCAAAATGGCCAAAAAATATCCTAAAGTTAATTTTGCTATGAATCCTGAGTTTTTAACTCAAGAAAAAGCAAATTTTGATTTTTTAAATCCAAATAGAACGGTAATAGGAACTAGGAACGAGGAAGTAGGAAAGAGAATTAAATCACTTTATCAAACAATATTACCAAAAGATCAGACGTATTACATAATGGATACAACAAGTGCAGAACTTGCGAAATATATGAGTAATTTAATGCTTGCGTCTAAAATTTTATTGGCAAACGAATTTTATTTACTTTCAGAGCATGTAGGCGCAGATTACAACAAAGTCAGAGAAGCTGTTGAGGCAGATAAAAGAATAGGCACATTTTTAAGCGTTCCGGGGTGGGATGGAGATTTCGGTTTTGGAAAAGCCTGTTTCCCAAAGGATATGATAGGTATTTTAGGCTTTGCAAAGAAAAATGACGTAGACATGTCAGCTCTTCAGGCTATTTGGGATAAAAATATTAAGATAAGAAAGATTAGAGATTGGGAGCATATGCCTCAAGCCTTTACTTCAAAGAAAAAATGATATAATTCAAGAAACTGAGGCCCGGTAACTCAGTGGTCAGAGTACCGTCCTTATGGTAGAAAATTTGGGCGCATAGCTCAGTGGTTAGAGCATCGATCTTATAAGTCGAGGGTCCTTGGTTCAAATCCAAGTGCGCCCACCAAATTTTCAGACAGACAGCGTACAAACACAGTCATAAGACGGGAGTCGATGGTTCGAGCCCATCCCGGGCCACATAAATTATCTAAATGAACAATAGATTGAAAGAATTAGAAGAAAAAAAACTAAAATATCAATTCAAACTTGATGGGATGTATAAAAACTTCAGGGGAGTAAAACATGAGAACTCACTTTCTGAACTTAGATATTCTGAAATAAAAGTATATGAAGATTTATTGAACTCAGTAGTTGAAGAACTTAAAACTTTGGAAAATAAATAAATTCTATTTAGGATAATTCCTTTATCAACTCTTTTGTAATTTCTCTAGTTCTACCTACTATATGTTTAGCAATGGGTTTTTTGATATCAACACTTAGGGCATCAAGGTTTAGTCCAGCAGCAGCTCTTTCTAGAAGTGCATATTTTAATAATATTTTGTCTTCAGCTACCCCCTCAATTTTTTTGAGCCATATCTGTCTTTGTGCCTCAACTGCATCGGGTTCAATTTCACCAACACCGGCTAGGTCATACATAAACCAATGATATGCAAAAATAAGATCGTAATAAGGTGTACGCCATGACCAATATAAGTTGGATAATACAACTATCTGATTATTAACTTTAAATAAATCTCGTGCCGAGAAATGACCATGCATGAATTCTAGTACAAGCCATTTGGGGTTTTTAGTTAATACCTCAACTGCCTTTCTAACTAATTTTTCATCTCCATTATGTCTAAGTGGGTGGTGGGGAAATATCTTTTTACTAGTTTCTATCCACTGGTCAAATCTTTGTTTTAAAGCTTTACCTACAGGAATATCCGGCTTTTCTAGCCATGGACTATTTCGACACTTTGCACGATATTCTTTGTGGTATTTGAAAAAATCATCAATAGCAATTTCATTAGTTGGTGGGGAGATGACAAGGTTAGTACCTACATCTTCTAAAACAAACGCTTCATATCCCTTTTCTTCATCCCAAGGAAAGTTTGCATAAACTTTTGGAGGTCTTACCACCTTACTTTTATTTTGTTTTGCAAATTCTTCAACCATAAAAACTTCACTAGTTGTTGGCTTAACACCCTGAATTTTTAGTATGGCTAAGTTATTTCTAAAAGTCCCTTTTATATGAAATGCTCCGACTCCAGTTGATTTGCTCCACCAAGAGCTAGTGCTCAGTAATTTATCAGGGGCAAAACCACTTTTTTTGGAGACCTCATCCACTATTTGGGGGATTCTTTTTTTAAGATCGACACCGCTAAAAATACCTTTCCAAACCTCATTTTGCTTGGCCATACCAATAATTTTAACACAATAAAATTAAAGCTCGATTAAGGTTTGTTTTTTACCAGACTCATTAATATTTGCGAGTTTCAAATATCTTTCTGTGGTTGATAGTCTTTTGTGTCCTGATACTTGAGAAATTAAAATTAAGTCAACTCCATTTTTGATGTTTTCCACAATGAAAGTAGTTCTTAAGTCGTTTACAGAATACTTTGGTAGCTCTGCTTTTTGAATAAACCTATCAACAGTTGCTCTGATGTTTCTGACAGCTAGAGGTTTACCTGTTTTACTTATAAACACATAATCTGAATCTACTTTTGGCCTATCTACAAGATACTTATTTAAAGCATCTTTTGCAGGTTTATTTAAAGGAATAACTCTTTCTGGTTGGGTTGCATATCCCTCAATTTTTAAAGTTTCTTCTTTTAAATCATCTGTTTTTATATTTGCAACTTCAGAGATTCTCAAACCGGCCTGCAAAATGAGCTCAATCATGGCTGAAATTCTTGAATCAGTTTTAACTACGTCACGAAGAGCTCTGTATTCAAGCGGAGTTAAAAACTTAGGCATAGATGATTCCACTTTAGGGTGGGTTACACTTTTTGAAATATCTTCTACTAGGTAGTTGCTTTCAACCATCCACCTAAAGAAAGTTTTAACAGCATTTAATTTTCTAGATACAGATTTAGGTGTAAATTTTTGTGCCAAAAGTGCATCTCTAAAAATATCCAAATCCTTAGACTTAACTTTACTGGGCTCGGAAATATTATTCTTTGTTAAAAATTCCAATAACTGATCAAGGTCTGATCTGTAGGCTAAAGTTGTAGCCGGAGATCTACCTTTTTCGTGTAAACTTGATATAAATTTGGGTAGTAAACTTTTAATACTTTCTTGTGTCATAATTAACCTTACTGGGGGTATTATACATTGAACAAAAAAATAGTCAATATTATGGGGTTAGCAGCACCGGTTGTAATTATGATCGTTTTAGCCTCATCTTTTGTAAAAAGTTATAGAAAAGTCAAGCTCGGAGATGAATTGGTCGAAAAAACAAAAGTTAAGTTAGAAAAAATGGAAATTGAAAATGAAAAATTGGCAGAACAACTCCAAATTACCAGAAGTGATGAATATAGGGAAAAACAATTTAGAGATAAAATGGGCCTTGCCAAAGAGGGGGAGATAATAGTGGTTTTACCCCCACAGGACGAACTTAAAAGGCTTGTGCCAGACCCACCTGATGAGTTTGAGCCCAAAATAAAGACTAATTGGCAAAAATGGCTGGATTTGTTTAAGTAAGTCACTTATTTTTTGTGTGCCAGCGACTGGATTCGAACCAGTGACCTGTCGCTTATGAAACGACCGCTACTAACCACTGAGCTACGCTGGCCTGAAGTTGTATTGTACCAAAATTTGAGTCAGTATTCAGCTTTGTGTTACAATAGCTTTGTTCTTGAAATTTAAAAAATAATTTCATATGTGCGGGGTAGTGTACAGTGCACGCGAGGCTTGAGAAATTGGGCCACATTAAAAGAAATTTTAAATGTGAAACTTGGCTATATCGGGGAACGCCTAAAAATTTAGGTCAATCCCGAGGGAAGTTGAAATAACCCCCTAGAGACTACACGCCGAGCCCTCAGAGATGAGGTGAAGATATAGTCCGACACTCTAAGTAATTAGAGATTACAGATCGCATAATCTCGCAGGCTGGGCGCAACTCCCAGCCCCGCAACAAGAAGGGAATTGAGGAAAACTTTTCCTCCAAAAGAGCCTGATTTTCGGGCTCTTTTTTGGGTTCAACCGCCTTTGCGATGATAGGTGCTATTTTTTTCATCTCCTTAATCTTAATGAGATACTTTGGGGCGTCAAATTGGACTTTTCTATCGTGCAAAGTTAGGTGCAACCCTAAACCTGTAAAAATATCCCGTTTAATTTTTAGGTCATCTCCTGCAAATCTTTCTTTGGCTCTTGAGGCAAATGTAAAGGCCTTCTCAGTTTGGTCGTTGGCCTGAATCATCCTACCGTCTGTGTCTACCAACTGCTTTTCAAGCCCCTTTAGTTCAATTTCAAGCTTCGTTTTCTTGTTTTTATATTCTTCATCACTTAATACCTCTCCGTTTTTATTCATTGGCGATATTTT
This bacterium DNA region includes the following protein-coding sequences:
- a CDS encoding tyrosine-type recombinase/integrase gives rise to the protein MTQESIKSLLPKFISSLHEKGRSPATTLAYRSDLDQLLEFLTKNNISEPSKVKSKDLDIFRDALLAQKFTPKSVSRKLNAVKTFFRWMVESNYLVEDISKSVTHPKVESSMPKFLTPLEYRALRDVVKTDSRISAMIELILQAGLRISEVANIKTDDLKEETLKIEGYATQPERVIPLNKPAKDALNKYLVDRPKVDSDYVFISKTGKPLAVRNIRATVDRFIQKAELPKYSVNDLRTTFIVENIKNGVDLILISQVSGHKRLSTTERYLKLANINESGKKQTLIEL
- a CDS encoding septum formation initiator family protein, producing MNKKIVNIMGLAAPVVIMIVLASSFVKSYRKVKLGDELVEKTKVKLEKMEIENEKLAEQLQITRSDEYREKQFRDKMGLAKEGEIIVVLPPQDELKRLVPDPPDEFEPKIKTNWQKWLDLFK